One Nostocoides sp. HKS02 genomic window carries:
- the gabT gene encoding 4-aminobutyrate--2-oxoglutarate transaminase — protein MLEQKRVLATSIPGPKSEALQRRKLASVSAGVGTGLPVYIEQAAGGILRDVDGNQLIDFGSGIAVTTVGNGNQRVIDAVTAQINDFTHTCFMVTPYEEYLEVAEALAEVTPGEHEKRSALFNSGSEAVENAVKVARHFTGRQAVVAFDHAYHGRTNLTMALTAKNMPYKHRFGPFASEIYRAQMAYPYRWPTGPDRCADEAFEAFVSDVHAQIGEDNTAAVILEPIQGEGGFIVPAPGFTKRVADWCREHGILFIADEVQTGFCRTGDWFASEHEGVVPDLITTAKGIAGGMPLAALTGRADVMDAIHVGGLGGTYGGNPVACASALAAIETMKADDLAGRARAVEALFRPRLEALADKYGVIGDIRGRGAMLAVELVSDLERKTPDADLTGRINKACHAQGLVTLTCGTFGNVFRFLPPLSSGDELLSEGLDILEDAFAQSV, from the coding sequence ATGCTCGAGCAGAAGCGCGTCCTGGCCACCAGCATCCCCGGCCCGAAGTCCGAGGCCCTCCAGCGGCGCAAGCTGGCCTCGGTCTCTGCGGGCGTGGGCACCGGGCTCCCGGTCTACATCGAGCAGGCCGCCGGGGGCATCCTGCGCGACGTCGACGGCAACCAGCTGATCGACTTCGGCTCGGGCATCGCCGTCACCACGGTCGGCAACGGCAACCAGCGGGTCATCGACGCCGTCACTGCCCAGATCAACGACTTCACCCACACCTGCTTCATGGTGACGCCCTACGAGGAGTACCTCGAGGTCGCGGAGGCTCTCGCCGAGGTCACCCCCGGCGAGCACGAGAAGCGCTCGGCACTGTTCAACTCCGGCTCGGAGGCGGTGGAGAACGCCGTCAAGGTCGCCCGCCACTTCACCGGGCGCCAGGCCGTCGTCGCCTTCGACCACGCCTACCACGGGCGCACCAACCTGACGATGGCCCTGACCGCGAAGAACATGCCCTACAAGCACCGCTTCGGCCCCTTCGCCAGCGAGATCTACCGCGCGCAGATGGCCTACCCGTACCGCTGGCCCACCGGTCCCGACCGCTGCGCCGACGAGGCGTTCGAGGCCTTCGTGTCCGACGTCCACGCCCAGATCGGCGAGGACAACACGGCGGCCGTGATCCTCGAGCCCATCCAGGGCGAGGGCGGGTTCATCGTGCCAGCGCCCGGCTTCACGAAGCGCGTTGCCGACTGGTGCCGCGAGCACGGCATCCTGTTCATCGCCGACGAGGTGCAGACCGGCTTCTGTCGCACCGGTGACTGGTTCGCGTCCGAGCACGAGGGCGTCGTGCCCGACCTCATCACGACGGCCAAGGGCATTGCCGGTGGTATGCCGCTCGCAGCCCTCACCGGGCGCGCGGACGTCATGGACGCCATCCACGTCGGTGGCCTCGGGGGCACGTATGGCGGGAACCCGGTCGCCTGCGCCAGCGCCCTGGCCGCGATCGAGACGATGAAGGCCGACGACCTCGCCGGGCGGGCGCGCGCCGTGGAGGCGCTGTTCCGTCCGCGCCTCGAGGCTCTCGCCGACAAGTACGGCGTCATCGGCGACATCCGGGGCCGTGGCGCGATGCTGGCCGTCGAGCTCGTGTCGGACCTCGAGCGCAAGACTCCCGATGCCGACCTCACGGGGCGCATCAACAAGGCCTGCCATGCGCAGGGCCTGGTGACCCTGACCTGTGGCACCTTCGGCAACGTGTTCCGGTTCCTGCCGCCGCTGTCCTCCGGCGATGAGCTGCTGTCAGAGGGCCTGGACATCCTCGAGGACGCGTTCGCCCAGTCTGTGTGA